The genomic stretch TCGATAATAAATTGACCAGCATTTTCCACTTCTAACCCCCCACCCAAGGGGAAAGGCTTCTCTGGATCGGCCCTCTCTCCCTGTCGTTAGTGGGGCCAGATCGAATCGATCGTATCAGTTGAAGCACTTACACACTCTGTAGCGGAAAATCGGACGGTTCTCAGAGTTGATCGCTCGAACATCCGATGGCTTTTCTGGACGTGTTCGCAAGTCCGTCCGAAGGCGAGGTAAGTAACGTAGAGCTCACCTCAGCTTGCGCAAAACATACTTAACTATCGAATCAGCGATCGAAGCAGCTGCAAATGAAACCATCCATTCTGACAACGCTGTTTGCTGCTACTTTGCTCGCTATTCTGGCTCCACGGATTGGTTCAGGGCAGGAATGCACTGAAGGATGGCCTGGCGACTATCCGCCCATCTCGGAAAGCTGTGGCGCTTTCCAATCGACGAATCGTTGTTCGTGGTATGACGGCTTGGAACTCTTTGCTGGGCTAGACGGATCCAAGCAGCCGCAAGATTTTGGAGTGAATGCACAATTCGGTGGGCGTCTGCATGCCAACTGGGGAATCCCTTTGTGGGAAGACTCCGGGATTGGATTCCAAATTGGTACTGCGGTATCGCAGACGGATTATGCAGTGTCCGTTACCGAAGCGTTGGAAGGTTCCTCTAGTCGGACACAAAGCTTTATTACGGCGGGGATTTATCAACGAAGCCCGTCTGGCTGGAACTTGGGAGTGGTCTACGATCACCTCTACCAAGATCACTACGACATGGTAACGCTCGGTCAGATCCGAAGTGCTGTCAGTTACGAACTAGGCACAAGTGACGAACTGGGCGTGATCGGAATGCTGCCTGTCATGGGCTCTGATGCGTCTTGGGGAATGACGTCGGTCAACTTGCGTCCGCTAGGCCAAGGTCGTCTTTACTGGCGACACTGGTGGGAGTCCGGTGTTCAAACCACATTCTGGCTGGGAGCTTCGGAATCACACCATCAAAACAACGCGGCCCTCGGCAATAGCCCAAAGACTGGTACCGTCTTCGCCTACGGTGCAGACTTCCAGGCCCCTTTGAACAACTACCTCGCCCTATACGGCGAAGCCAACTTCATTACGCCTGCAGATACCGGCACCGTTGACGCCTATCTCGGCATTGCGTTCTACCCTGGCGGCGGCGCGTTCAAGTGGCAACGCCGCCAGTCAACCGCACTCTTACCAGTCGCCAGCAACCCCTCATTCTCTGTGGACCTCAGGTAGCAACTCGAAAGCTACCAATCGACAAAGCTTTAACGTGGCTCGCTTGGCCGTCGATCTGCGGGTCACTTGTTGATAGATGCCGATCGATCAACTCGCAACAGTCAAATGCCTTAATTTGAGCTCCAGAATTGAGGTCGTTAATACAGCTCCTCGCCGTTCGTTCCATAGAATCAAATGGCTTGAGTGAAAGGTCGCGCCCAGCTTCGCGTCTGCCCCGCTCTACCGAACCCAACGGCCTATTAACCCGGCGCTAGTGTCTCTGCTAAATCGGTGAGACAAAGGCCAAAAAGGGCCGTCGACGTCTCGCTTTGTTGTTGGCCGGGTTATGTCTCTCTTAGATTGAGAGAAGCGAGTAGAGAAAACGCGTCATCGCAACTCGTTGCGTGTTCATGGGATAAAACGAAGCACTTCTATTCCCCGTGAGATACGGCCACGAAAAAACCCTGGTTGAGCGTTATTTGCTAAACCAGGGTTTAAGTGGCGGGGGCCGGATTTGAACCGACGACCTCGAGGTTATGAGCCTCGCGAGCTACCTAGCTGCTCCACCCCGCGTCAATGAGTACAAACAAGTTTGCGACTCGTTTGCTGAGATGGTGAATTGTAGGTAATGGGCATTCATTGTCCAAGGGGGCCCCGAGCGATTTTTTTTCGTCTCAGCGTAAGTAATTTGCTATCACACGCTTTCACTCAGTGATTTCCGGCACAATCGTTAGAACCTGACGCGATTGATGTGTCATCTGCTGGCGAAAGGGATATCATTTCGTTGGCGATTGGGTATTCGGCACGTAGATTCTCCTAAGCGCTAATAATGCAAGGGATTGCGACTTTTTAAGGGAGCTCACGAGTTCGTGGCAGACGACGATCAACTTTCGCCGAAAGATTCGCAAGACGATGCGAAACGAGGTGGAGGCGACAAGCAGAAAGAGGACTCGAAAAAGAAAGCTCCTATTTCTTTTGGCGGGACATCCACGTCGCAAGACGCCTGGAATGTGGTTTCTTCCACACCAGCCGCGTCCGACGTTACGCCACCGCCGCACTCTAAGGCTCCGCTCACCAGCCAGGCAGGCAAGGCCCCCCTATCCGCCACAACACCCCCTGCCCCACCAAGCCAACAACCAGCAACGCATCAGCCAACCAAGTCCTCGGCTGAAAGCGAGAAGACGTCTCAAACGGATTCATCAAGAGCTGTCGAGAAATCTAAGGCGAAACAAACAGCCAAACCGCGACGGCCGGCGTCCAGAGCATCGTCAAATCCTAA from Blastopirellula marina encodes the following:
- a CDS encoding DUF6666 family protein; the protein is MKPSILTTLFAATLLAILAPRIGSGQECTEGWPGDYPPISESCGAFQSTNRCSWYDGLELFAGLDGSKQPQDFGVNAQFGGRLHANWGIPLWEDSGIGFQIGTAVSQTDYAVSVTEALEGSSSRTQSFITAGIYQRSPSGWNLGVVYDHLYQDHYDMVTLGQIRSAVSYELGTSDELGVIGMLPVMGSDASWGMTSVNLRPLGQGRLYWRHWWESGVQTTFWLGASESHHQNNAALGNSPKTGTVFAYGADFQAPLNNYLALYGEANFITPADTGTVDAYLGIAFYPGGGAFKWQRRQSTALLPVASNPSFSVDLR